TGCGGAGGATCTCACCCAGGTCCTGGGCCGCGGGTTGCGCGCACTGCTGCTCGGCGGCCTGAGTGTCTGGTTCCACCGGATCGGGCAGGGCCGCAGGCCCGACGCCACCCGCGCCTGAGCTCGGCCCGTGCCGGGACCGGACCTGCCCGGGTCCCGGGCCCGGACGCGCACTTCGGATCGACACCCACGATCCATCGGAAGTTCACGTCCCGCGGATATATCGCTACGATAGGTCGCATGGCACGGCGCGGGGACACCATCGAGCTCGCAGTCCTCGGACTGCTGCACGAGGGACCCATGCACGGCTACGAGCTGCGCAAGCGGCTCAACCTGATGCTGGGCTGGGGCCGCCTGCTGTCGTACGGCTCGCTCTATCCCGCGCTGAAGAAGATGCTCCGCGGCAACCTCATCGAGGAGACCGTGCCCTCGGGCCCCCAGACCCGGCGGCAGCGGATCGTCTACCAGGTGACCGACCTGGGCACCGAGGAGTTCTCGCGCCTGATGTCGGAGGTGGGTCCGACCGCATGGGAGGACGACAACTTCGACATCCGGTTCCGGTTCTTCTCCTCCACCGACATGGAGATCCGGCTGCGCGTCCTCGAGGGACGCCGCTCCCGGCTCCAGGAGCGGCTCGACCGCGTCCAGCGCGAGCTGGCCATGACGCAGGCCGAGGCCGACCGGTACGCCGCCGAGCTGCAGCGTCACGGCGTGGAGTCGGTCGAGCGTGAGGTCCGTTGGCTCTCGGAGCTCATCAACGCCGAACGCAGCGTGCAACAGGCAACACCCGGACCGGAGACGCCGGCGGCACCGTCGACGCCGTCCTGACCGGCACCGCAGCACCGACAGGTCAGCCACCTGATCATTCACGAGATGTCATGAGTAGCAAGGAAGGAAACCCCATGGGTTCGGTTCGAGTAGCGATCGCCGGCGTGGGCAACTGCGCCACGTCCCTCATCCAGGGCGTGCAGTACTACCGGGGCGCCGATGCCGCGAGCACCGTCCCGGGGCTCATGCACGTCCAGTTCGGCGACTACCACGTGGGCGACGTCCAGTTCGTCGCCGCGTTCGACGTCGACGACAAGAAGGTCGGCAAGGACCTGTCCGAGGCCATCAACGCCTCGGAGAACAACACCATCAAGATCACCGACGTGCCCACGCTCGGGGTCGAGGTCCAGCGCGGCCCGACGCTCGACGGTCTCGGCAAGTACTACCGGATGACCATCGAGGAGTCCGGCGCCGACCCGGTCGACGTCGTCCAGGCGCTCAAGGACGCCGAGGTCGACGTGCTCGTCTCCTACCTCCCGGTGGGCTCCGAGGAGGCCGACAAGTTCTACGCCCAGTGCGCGATCGACGCCGGCGTGGCCTTCGTCAACGCGCTCCCCGTCTTCATCGCCTCCGACCCGGTCTGGGCCAAGAAGTTCGAGGACGCCGGCGTCCCGATCGTCGGCGACGACATCAAGTCGCAGGTCGGCGCCACCATCACCCACCGGGTGATGGCGAAGCTGTTCGAGGACCGCGGCGTGACGCTGGACCGCACCTACCAGCTCAACGTCGGCGGCAACATGGACTTCAAGAACATGCTCGAGCGCGAGCGCCTGGAGTCCAAGAAGGTCTCCAAGACCCAGGCCGTCACCTCCAACCTCAACGGCCCGCTGGCCGGCGTGGGTGCCGACGACCGCAACGTCCACATCGGCCCGTCCGACTACGTCGCGTGGCTCGACGACCGCAAGTGGGCCTACGTCCGTCTCGAGGGTCGCGCGTTCGGCGACGTCCCGCTCAACCTGGAGTACAAGCTCGAGGTCTGGGACTCCCCGAACTCCGCCGGCATCATCATCGACGCCGTCCGTGCGGCCAAGATCGCCAAGGACCGCGGCGTCGGCGGCCCGATCATCCCCGCCTCGGCGTACCTCATGAAGAGCCCGCCGGTGCAGATCGAGGACACCGAGGGCCGGGCGCAGCTCGAGGCCTTCATCAAGGGCGTCTGACCAGCTCGCACGAGACCCCGCACCCGGCCCGGGTGCGGGGTCTCGTCGCGTCCGGGGCGGGACGGCCGGGCTCAGCCGGCCAGCGAATCCTGGGCGAGCGGACCGAGCACGTCGAACTCGTAGTCCTCGGCCCGCGCGATGTGCACCTGCTGGTACGACGATCCGGCGCCGAGCCGGACCGTGCCCCGCGGCCCGTCGTAGGTGACGCCGTGCTCCTCGATGGCGGCGAGCATCCGGGCCGGGTCGGCGCTGCCGACCGCACTGGCCGCGGCGGCCAGGGCGAGGATGCCCTCGTAGCAGGATTCGGCGGCGTTGTTGAGCGCCGGCGCACCGGGCCCGAACCGGTCGGCGTAGGAGCCGGTGAAGTCGATCGCCGAGGAGGTGACCAGGCTGTTGAAGTAGGCCGCGGCGACGTAGAGGTCGCGGGTGGCGCCGGCACCGGAGGCGAGCAGCATGTTCTCCTCCATCAGCGGGCTGAAGCGGACCAGCCGGTCCTGCAGCCCGCCGGCCGCGAACTGCCGGTTGAAGAGCACCGCGTCGCGTCCCACGAGCAGCATGATCACGCCCTGCGCGCTGCTGGCCCGCACGTCCTGGAGCACGCCGCGGAAGTCCCGGCAGCCGTAGCGGACGAACTGCTCGTGGACGATGTCGAGGCCGGTGGCCCGGGCATAGGTGCGGATCGCCCGGACGGTACGGCGCGGCCAGACGTAGTCGGCGCCCACGATCGACCAGCGCCGGATGCCGAGCTGCTCACGCAGCCAGCGCAGCCCGGGCGCGACCTGGAGCGACGGTGTCTCGCCGGGGCAGAGCACCGCCTCCCGGTCGGCGCCCTCGTGCAGCGAGGTGTAGACGTAGGGCACGCCGAGGCCGGCCAGCACGGGTGCCATGTGCTGGCGCACCGAGGAGATGTGCCAGCCGACGACCGCGTGGATCCGCCCGGCGGCGACCGCCGCGGCGGTGCTGTCGCAGAACTGCTCGAGCGGCGCGCCGGCGTCGAGCACCTCGACGTCGACCGGCCGACCGAGGATGCCGGCCCCCTGGTTGAGCTGGGCGACAGCCAGCTCGGCGACCTTCTCGCAGGAGGGCCCGAAGATCCCGCCGGGTCCCTGCAGCGGGATCGCCAGCCCGACGCGGAACGCGTCCACACCGCACCCCTCTTCCGGCCAGCCCGCACCAATATCACCGAATGGAATATTCTGGGAGTATGGATCGTCACACCGGGCGGGTCAAGGGACACAGGAGGTGCCGATGACGACCGGGCATGGTGAGCTGGCCGCGCTGCTCATCGGACGCGCGTCGCGGTTGGAGCGCGCGATCGGCGCCGCGCTGGCCGCGACCCCCCTCAAGACCCCGCACTGGCTGGTGCTCGCCGCGCTCGAGAGCCGGCCCGGCGGCCAGACGATGACCGACCTCGCGCAGGCGGTGAGCCTGCCCGCACCGACGCTGACGCGCAGTGTCGACCGCCTGGTCGACCACGCCCTGGTGCACCGCGCCCTCGACGGCCTGGACCGTCGCCGAGTGCTCGTCCGGCTCACCGACCGCGGCCGGGCGACGTACGACGAGCTGTGCGCGCCGGTGCAGGACGCGATCGCCGCCGAGCTGACCGAGCTCGCCGACTGGGAGCGCGAGGCGCTGCGGGGGTTGTTGACCCGAACCCCTTGATTTAATTCCAAATGGAAGTAATGTGCTCCGCGTCACACCCGACGAACGGAGGCACGAGCCCATGTCCGACAGCACCGACTTCACCCGGTCCGGCGTATCCCGATTCCCCGACCGCGACCTCGGCGTCCAGCGGTTCCGCTGCGAGGTCGGCGTACCGCTGGCCGAGCAGAAGCACCTCGGCCACAACCGCTGGCACCCCGACATCCCGCCGCTCATCGAGGTCGGCCTCGGCGACGAGCTGATCCTGGAGAGCGGCGGCTACGACGACTACCAGCTCCGCGACGTCGACGACGACCAGGACATCCACACCTTCGACCTGACCCGCACCCACCCGCTCACCGGACCGGTCAAGGTCGACGGCGTCAAGGCCGGCGACCTGCTGGTCGTCGACATCCTCGACGTCCAGCCGCTCTCGGGCATCGGCTACTCCAACATCCTGCCCGGCATGGGCGGACCGCTGGCCTCCTCCTTCCCCGACGGCTACAAGACCGTCTGGGACCTGCACGGCCTGTTCGCGACCAGCCGGCAGATCCCCGGGGTCGAGATCCCCGCGATCAGCCACCCGGGCATCATCGGCGTCGCGCCCTCGCACGACCTGCTGCGCACCTGGAACGAGCGCGAGGACCCGTTCATCGCCGAGGGCCTGGCCGCACCGCGCGCCGACGCCCGCGACACCGCCGTGCTCCGCGACCTCGAGGGCGACGACTGGGCCCGGGTCGCCGAGACCGCCGCGCGGACGATCCCGCCGCGGGAGAACGGCGGCAATATGGACATCAAGAACCTCTCCCGCGGCTCCCGGGTCTACTTCCCGGTCTTCGTGGACGGCGCGCTGTTCTCCAGCGGCGACTTCCACTTCGCCGAGGGCGACGGCGAGATCACCTGGAACGCCATCGAGATGGACGGCGTCGGCTGGTACCGCTTCAACGTGATCAAGGACGGCATGGCCCGCTACGGCGTCCGGACGCCGATGTTCCGCCCCTCGCCCGTCGACCCGCAGTTCGGCACCCGGTACCTCTCCTTCACCGGACTGTCCGCCGGCGGCACGGAGCAGCGCTACCTCGACACGACGATGGCGGTCACCCAGGTCGTGGAGCAGGCGATCGAGTACCTCGGGAAGTTCGGCTACACCCCCGAGCAGGCCTACACGATCATCTCGGTCGCCCCCTGCGAGATGCACGTGGGCGGCGTCGTCGACATCCCCAACGCCGCCGTCGTCCTGAAGATCCCGCTCGACATCTTCGACCAGGACATCCTGCCGCAGCCGAAGTGACCCGCCCGCCGCCGCCCGCCCCACACGGGCGGGCGGCGGCCCCGGAGGAAAGGTGATCGACCATGAGCGATATCGGGCTCTTCTACGTCGGCGCGGTGCTCATCGTGAACGGGGTCATGCTGCTGGGCTGGCTGACCCCGCGGGCCGCCGCCCCGCTCAACCTGTTCGTCGGCGCGATGCAGGTGATCACGCCGACGTACCTCGTGATGACCTCGGGCGGCGACCCGAAGGCGGTTCTCGGCGCCTCGGCGCTGTACCTGTTCGGCTTCACCTACCTGTGGGTGGGCATCAACGCGCTGGCCGGCCTGCCCGGGCACGGGCTCGGCTGGTTCTCCCTGTTCGTGGCGGTCTTCGCGGCCGGGCACGGGATCGACAGCCTGCGTGCCGACGCCCCTGTCTTCGGCGTGATCTGGCTGTCGTGGGCAGTGCTGTGGACGCTGTTCTTCCTGCTCCTGGGCCTGGACCGGGCCGCACTCGGCCCGATCACGGGGGCGGTCGCGGCGGTCGAGGGCGTGCTCACCGCCGCGCTGCCGGCGTGGCTGCTCCTCCACGACGGCTTCGAGGAGTCGTGGGCGGTCGCCCTCGGCGGTCTCGTCGGCGGCGCCGCGCTCGTCGTCCTCGTCCGGCGGTGGTCGGCCCCGCTGCAGGCGCGGCTGGTCCCGACCCCGGCCTGAGGGACGGGCTCCAACCTCAGCAGGCCGGCGGCGGCTGAAGCTGCATCCGGGTCCACACCGGGCGGTGGTCGGACACCGCGGAGAAGAGCACCTCGGCCTGGAGCGGCGTGAACCAGCCGTCGTGGAGGATGAAGTCGATCCGGCTGCCGGGGCGGTCCGCGGGCACCGTAGCCCCCTTGCCCTTCCCGACCGCCCAGACGTCGCCCAGGCCGGAACGGCGCAGGATCGCGATCGCGCGGGCGTCGGGACCGGTGTTGAGGTCGCCGCCGAACACCTTGGGCAGCGGGTCCGCCGCCATCAACTGGACGACCGTCCGCGCCGCGACCGTGCGGGCCTGCCGGGAGCGGTGGTCGAAGTGGGTGGCGTACACGCTGACCGGGACGCCGCCGACGTCGACCTGGGCGTGCAGCAGGCCGCGCAGCTCCCGCCCGCCGGCCATCGGCAGGTGGGTGTTGGCCGAGGAGACGATCGGGAACCGGCTGAGGATGGCGTTGCCCCGGGGGCCCGCGCCGGTGTTGCGCGAGTTGCCGCCGTAGACGTGGTGGAGGCCGGTCTTCGCGCCGAGCACGGCGGCCTGGTCGACGTTGCCGCTGACCGGACGTCCCCTGTCGACCTCCTGCAGCAGCACGATGTCGGGCTCCCAGGTGGTGATCTCCTCGGCGATCCGGTCCAGCCCCCCGCGGCCGTCGTGACCGGTGCCGAAGTGGATGTTGAAGGTCAACACGGTCAGCTGGATCGGCGCCGGCGTCGGGCACGTCGGCGGTGCCGTCGGGGTGGGCGGCGGGGGAGGCGGCTCGGTCCGGGTCGGCGTCGCACCGGAGGACGGCGGCGGCGGGACCGAGGTCGGCTCGCCCGGACCACCGCCCGGACCGTCCGGCGGTCCGCTCGGGTCCTGGAGCAGCAGCACGAGCGCCGCGACGACCAGGACGACCACCGCCACCGCGACGGTCGCGAGCCTCGTCGCGCGGCTG
This region of Nocardioides sp. L-11A genomic DNA includes:
- a CDS encoding PadR family transcriptional regulator, yielding MARRGDTIELAVLGLLHEGPMHGYELRKRLNLMLGWGRLLSYGSLYPALKKMLRGNLIEETVPSGPQTRRQRIVYQVTDLGTEEFSRLMSEVGPTAWEDDNFDIRFRFFSSTDMEIRLRVLEGRRSRLQERLDRVQRELAMTQAEADRYAAELQRHGVESVEREVRWLSELINAERSVQQATPGPETPAAPSTPS
- a CDS encoding inositol-3-phosphate synthase — translated: MGSVRVAIAGVGNCATSLIQGVQYYRGADAASTVPGLMHVQFGDYHVGDVQFVAAFDVDDKKVGKDLSEAINASENNTIKITDVPTLGVEVQRGPTLDGLGKYYRMTIEESGADPVDVVQALKDAEVDVLVSYLPVGSEEADKFYAQCAIDAGVAFVNALPVFIASDPVWAKKFEDAGVPIVGDDIKSQVGATITHRVMAKLFEDRGVTLDRTYQLNVGGNMDFKNMLERERLESKKVSKTQAVTSNLNGPLAGVGADDRNVHIGPSDYVAWLDDRKWAYVRLEGRAFGDVPLNLEYKLEVWDSPNSAGIIIDAVRAAKIAKDRGVGGPIIPASAYLMKSPPVQIEDTEGRAQLEAFIKGV
- a CDS encoding substrate-binding domain-containing protein; amino-acid sequence: MDAFRVGLAIPLQGPGGIFGPSCEKVAELAVAQLNQGAGILGRPVDVEVLDAGAPLEQFCDSTAAAVAAGRIHAVVGWHISSVRQHMAPVLAGLGVPYVYTSLHEGADREAVLCPGETPSLQVAPGLRWLREQLGIRRWSIVGADYVWPRRTVRAIRTYARATGLDIVHEQFVRYGCRDFRGVLQDVRASSAQGVIMLLVGRDAVLFNRQFAAGGLQDRLVRFSPLMEENMLLASGAGATRDLYVAAAYFNSLVTSSAIDFTGSYADRFGPGAPALNNAAESCYEGILALAAAASAVGSADPARMLAAIEEHGVTYDGPRGTVRLGAGSSYQQVHIARAEDYEFDVLGPLAQDSLAG
- a CDS encoding MarR family transcriptional regulator — its product is MTTGHGELAALLIGRASRLERAIGAALAATPLKTPHWLVLAALESRPGGQTMTDLAQAVSLPAPTLTRSVDRLVDHALVHRALDGLDRRRVLVRLTDRGRATYDELCAPVQDAIAAELTELADWEREALRGLLTRTP
- a CDS encoding acetamidase/formamidase family protein; the protein is MSDSTDFTRSGVSRFPDRDLGVQRFRCEVGVPLAEQKHLGHNRWHPDIPPLIEVGLGDELILESGGYDDYQLRDVDDDQDIHTFDLTRTHPLTGPVKVDGVKAGDLLVVDILDVQPLSGIGYSNILPGMGGPLASSFPDGYKTVWDLHGLFATSRQIPGVEIPAISHPGIIGVAPSHDLLRTWNEREDPFIAEGLAAPRADARDTAVLRDLEGDDWARVAETAARTIPPRENGGNMDIKNLSRGSRVYFPVFVDGALFSSGDFHFAEGDGEITWNAIEMDGVGWYRFNVIKDGMARYGVRTPMFRPSPVDPQFGTRYLSFTGLSAGGTEQRYLDTTMAVTQVVEQAIEYLGKFGYTPEQAYTIISVAPCEMHVGGVVDIPNAAVVLKIPLDIFDQDILPQPK
- a CDS encoding AmiS/UreI family transporter translates to MSDIGLFYVGAVLIVNGVMLLGWLTPRAAAPLNLFVGAMQVITPTYLVMTSGGDPKAVLGASALYLFGFTYLWVGINALAGLPGHGLGWFSLFVAVFAAGHGIDSLRADAPVFGVIWLSWAVLWTLFFLLLGLDRAALGPITGAVAAVEGVLTAALPAWLLLHDGFEESWAVALGGLVGGAALVVLVRRWSAPLQARLVPTPA
- a CDS encoding endonuclease/exonuclease/phosphatase family protein, whose protein sequence is MTEGSRATRLATVAVAVVVLVVAALVLLLQDPSGPPDGPGGGPGEPTSVPPPPSSGATPTRTEPPPPPPTPTAPPTCPTPAPIQLTVLTFNIHFGTGHDGRGGLDRIAEEITTWEPDIVLLQEVDRGRPVSGNVDQAAVLGAKTGLHHVYGGNSRNTGAGPRGNAILSRFPIVSSANTHLPMAGGRELRGLLHAQVDVGGVPVSVYATHFDHRSRQARTVAARTVVQLMAADPLPKVFGGDLNTGPDARAIAILRRSGLGDVWAVGKGKGATVPADRPGSRIDFILHDGWFTPLQAEVLFSAVSDHRPVWTRMQLQPPPAC